In Mercurialis annua linkage group LG5, ddMerAnnu1.2, whole genome shotgun sequence, a single genomic region encodes these proteins:
- the LOC126682942 gene encoding uncharacterized protein LOC126682942 produces MAHNIPTFGVITAFLARFEGLFGQSEPEPNRNFVEISATDVFAPTVKMEFERAASNPNFFHFRFCFSNRYWSLPSPYSSSIVAVSDQKNEDTSQQTCTLFEPVFDAQRGTYSIRFVHNGRHVRVTNGNRRVIVDNLGPGGVDQFFRFYLTEWDTFTKLPKYITFQGHNNKFLKPVTLQGLVYHSFSSDESNSRETSYEVIEIGDGHVRIRPLAFETDEVWRRNRDDWIGQSIPDRTRETLFWPVKVGGRVIALRSAGNDRICRSLTQGNMIDCLTAQATGLVTQTRLTVSELVMGRRIYDVVYHMDNARIYGHRAVVTGSGRSTNGGQEEATQSIAVTFTDTSSYTFSNSNSLSTGVTTSVTAGFGRIVSTEVGIEISSEQTVSVEVGEEVSRSVTAEATYTTVVPPMSTVIVHYVATEGKCDIPFSYTQRDQDSIDGSFRFSHNNDGVYTGVNYFSFHFDQPQFRSLQESD; encoded by the exons ATGGCACATAACATTCCAACTTTTGGCGTCATAACAGCATTCCTAGCAAGATTTGAAGGACTCTTTGGACAGTCCGAACCGGAGCCAAATCGTAATTTCGTAGAAATTTCGGCAACGGATGTGTTTGCTCCGACGGTGAAGATGGAATTTGAGAGAGCAGCAAGCAATCCCAACTTCTTTCACTTTCGATTTTGTTTTAGCAACAGGTACTGGTCACTCCCCAGTCCATACTCATCGTCAATTGTTGCAGTGTCCGACCAAAAAAATGAAGATACATCCCAGCAGACATGTACATTGTTTGAGCCAGTTTTTGATGCACAGAGAGGAACATATTCCATCAGATTCGTTCACAATGGAAGGCATGTTCGAGTAACGAACGGAAACCGTAGAGTCATTGTTGATAATCTAGGCCCTGGAGGTGTGGATCAGTTCTTTCGTTTCTACTTGACAGAGTGGGATACATTTACAAAGCTGCCCAAGTATATAACATTCCAAGGACATAATAACAAGTTCCTCAAACCTGTCACTCTGCAAGGACTTGTCTACCATTCATTCTCTTCAGACGAAAGCAATTCCCGCGAAACGTCCTACGAGGTCATCGAGATTGGAGATGGACATGTCCGTATAAGGCCTTTAGCCTTCGAAACAGATGAGGTCTGGAGACGAAATCGTGATGATTGGATAGGGCAATCGATACCGGATCGTACCCGAGAAACTTTGTTCTGGCCGGTCAAGGTTGGTGGTCGTGTAATTGCGCTTCGCAGCGCAGGCAACGACAGAATATGTAGAAGCCTTACACAGGGGAATATGATAGATTGCCTCACTGCTCAGGCTACCGGACTCGTTACACAAACTAGACTCACAGTGAGTGAACTAGTTATGGGGAGGCGAATTTATGATGTTGTTTATCACATGGACAATGCTCGGATCTACGGTCACAGAGCTGTCGTAACAGGATCTGGCCGTTCTACTAACGGCGGACAAGAAGAAGCTACTCAAAGTATTGCCGTTACGTTTACAGATACTAGCTCTTATACTTTTTCAAACAGCAACTCGTTATCGACAG GAGTTACTACCTCTGTTACTGCTGGTTTTGGACGCATCGTGTCCACGGAGGTAGGTATCGAAATATCGTCTGAGCAAACTGTTTCGGTGGAGGTAGGAGAAGAAGTGTCGAGATCAGTCACCGCAGAGGCTACATATACAACAGTTGTGCCGCCAATGAGCACGGTAATAGTTCACTATGTGGCAACAGAAGGAAAGTGCGATATTCCTTTCTCGTACACGCAGCGCGATCAGGATTCTATTGATGGGAGTTTTCGTTTTAGTCATAATAACGATGGTGTTTATACTGGTGTCAATTATTTCAGCTTCCACTTTGACCAGCCTCAGTTTAGAAGCCTGCAAGAGAGTGATTAA